The sequence AAAGCAAACAAGGAACAAAAACTCGGCAAAAAAATGCTAATCCACATACATCCAAAATAAATACTGCAAAAGATAAAACATTCAGAATGCTCctgaaatatttctttaaacTCCAAACCTTGTATTGAGTTCAAAAAGCATCTTCAGACCTTttcaaatgttgttgttgttgttggtgttgttgttgttgttgttgttttttgttgttgttgttgttggcctGGAgatctggggcccgttcttcgtacctcgctaagtaggttagccggattagattgttgacgatttcgcgtgatcctggatcagtcggttccccgaagctcatccgggacttgctgtcatagcaacagagccgtaagcgtaaacctgctcgggagcaggttcactttatgtaaacagggttagatcgcggccacgcaggtatgtccgcttcatttatacgaaagcaacagcgatattccaccactgtttcaccataaataaatattatcaatgtaactaaagacaatgcagcacttgatccttttattgatgtcacacagatacatacaggtcatttcctaaaaaagggaaatgtactattaacattctattacatgtatgtgattattacagatgtaattcatatgtcagagtagtaattgtaaattacttcgtgtaatcaagatgagagaccacggctataaaagcgaaggtggatttgggaagcctgtcgcagccatgtcctgtccgtatacgcgaccaacccattgcggaaggtgcaagattgataaggagagtcctcagaattcagcgtatattgcgggatagacaggatcctttagctcagcgcgacagtgtgctcatagagagatatcgatattcccgtgagggtattatttacttaaccaacttgttgacgagggggtgcaggaccaccacctgtctttttttgctctgcccttttcttggttgctgttatgaacaaactaacagagtattacaggccagtattaccttgccaagagacgcaaagcaatataagtgataaatattaccattctgtagaatactcctgtattccacttttacttgttcccatgttcttgtgggtcctgttgtggctctaatgtgaaaggggatataatataacatattataatataatataatgccatatgatattggacaatatagtgtcatatgatagatctaccctaccgcctactggtgttggccagaggggccgatggcgcgatatggcagcctggctacaaccttagctgcctccaccagtgtgtgaatgtgggagtgaatgaatagtggtatcgtaaagcgctttgggtgccttggaaagcgctatataaatccaatccattattattattattattaaattacctacgagtttgatttgtcagcaactttctgccagccctctctccttgcttttgcagcctttgcagtgttctcttgcgttttaattaaactctgaaactcctgaaatccctcactcatgagttcttgctctgctgccggaaaataccgagcacgccccttcgacattttcgccgaccaatcagcgggttgccgatcaatgtttctactatcgatgcgtagccccttttacgacacccagtgatgtcacattcctgcgtccagctgtagtaatcgtcaacagcaggtgtgttcggggaaccggattagcgagctcacggttagcgcgatgatttgatcttggatgtagtaagcgacgtacgaagaacgggcccctgttcctcaagaaagtctggctactTGgaggcaaaatataaagaaatgatgaatGAACACAATACTGTACCCACAGCATATATATcaaaacaaagagcagaaaattttatttctgacactaatgaaatattttgAGGTGATATtgctaaatatttaaataaatagaaagtATGCCCCAGTGAAgcacaattaaaaaacacaactgaaacTGTGAAGGATGcatttgttaaatgttttgcCTACACACGCGTATGAGCTTCAGTGACATCCCATTATTAATCCACAGGGTTTCATATGATATCAGCATACCATTTACAGCTATAACAACTTTAACACTTCTGGGAAGTCTTTCCACAAGGTTGAgaagtgtttatgggaattctgaccattcttccagaagcgTATTTATGACACTGATGCTGGAGGAGAAGGCCTGGCTGTCAGTATTCACCCTAATTCATCCAAAAGCCTTCTATCAGGTTGAGATCCGGACTTTGCAggcaagttcttccacaccaaactcgctTGTctatgtctttatggaccttgcttggTGCACTGGTGCACAGTCTGTTGCCACAAAGCTGGGAGCATGAAGTTGTATGGAACCAACTCCTGAGAAACGACTCCACACCATAATCCGTCTCTactgctctagagtccagtggcAGTCAGCATatgatgtaaggcttggatgcagctgctcatcACATGACTATGTACTGTTCTTGAGCTGATCTGAagccacatgaagtttggagttCGTTAGCAACTGACTCTGTAGAAAGTCGGCGACCTCTGCGGACCATGCGCTCCCAGCATCCACTGACCCCACTCTGTAATTTTCTGTGGCCTCCCACTTCATGGCTGAGCTGCTGTCATTCCCAGTTGCTTCCAATGTATTATAATAACTCAAAttgtatttgtcacacacacaaccatacacagtatgacatgaggTGAAACGCTTGTAGCTgtgaccattaaatgacagtagGTTTACAGTAAGATTTACAGAAAAAATTTACaggttactacaaaaatttacagcTTCAACTTAGaaatttacaataaaaatgtgcaaataacagTTTACGCAAGATGTTATTAGTCAAAAGAAATTATATATTATAGGAAGTGTGCAAGAAGAAAAACCAGAGTGCGTgtggtgatgtgatgtgtgtgggagagtccagtcctacacctggttcagggcccgaatagcctgggggaagaagctcctcctcattctctctgttttggtctTAAGGGAGCAGAAgtgcttcccagacctcaacagtcagaagagtccattgttgggatgggagaggtccatcataatcttcctagctttggacttgcaccaaGTTCTTTAGCACcctcagtggcagatggaagtctctaagtcttctgaggaagaagagacgctgatgggctttcttaaccagggtgttgatgtgacaggaccatgacaggtcctgagtgatgtggacacccaggtatcggaaactgtccactctctccactggcgtgccactgatgatgaggagcTTGTAATTCCTcacctgctttgtagtgaagtccacgatcagctccttagtcttgctgacgttTAGGAGGAgattattctcctggcaccaggtctccaggttcctaatctcctccaggtaggccgtctcgatgttgttggagatcaggcccacaacagcagtgtcgtcagcaaacttgacaatggaggtggtgtctgatgtggctacacagtcataagtgtacagtgagtacagcagggggcttaaaacacagccctgaggcactccagtgctgagtgagatggagggggagacttgttttcccaccctcactgattggggtctatctgtgaggaagttgaggatccactgacacagtgatgagctgagtcctagatccgtcaacttcGTGAAAAGCTTAGATTGAATTATTGTGCTGAACGCTGAACGTCCACAAACATaatcctaacataattccctctgccagtgtccaggtgactcagggatgtgtggagcaggtgagctATGGCGTCGTCTctggaacgattagtccggtaagcaaactgaagtgagtcaatggtggcaggaagtgaagaagtaaTGTGATCtttcatcagtctttcaaaacacttcatcacaattgaagtcagtgctactgggcggtaatcattgtGGCATTGGGACAGggacaatgatggactctttgaagcacaTAGGAACCACtgcttgggccagggagaggttgaagatctctgtgaacaccggtgctagctggtcagcgcaGGCTCTCAGAacccggccagggattgcatctggtcctgctgccctcctggtgttcaccctcctgaaggtgttcctcacggcatgctctgtgatgatgAATGCATTgtcttcactggtgcactccATGTGCGCAGCGagcataaaacgtgttcagctcatcagccagtgaagcGTCAGCATTCAtaccactaacagctgactgtggaatatttagtagcgaGGAAAGTTCACGACTGAACTTGTTCCACAAGTGGGATCTTCTCACAGTCACACGGTGGAATTCGCCGAGCTCCTGAGAGCAACTCattcaaatgtttgtagaagcagtctgcatgcctcggtgcttgattttatacacttgTGGCCCTGGGAGTGGTTGGAACACCTGAAGTCAGTGGTTTGGATggatgagtgaatacttttggtaaTAAAGTGTAGTTAGAAGCTCCGGATTTAGAAATAACATGAAACATGTGATGTTTGCTGTATCCTGTGAAATACTGTTGAAGTGAAATAGCTGACCTATGTGTTTATCAGTGTAATGATGAAAACTATTCTGTTATCTCATGTTTCACTTCCTAAAACGGCCTTTTCTGCACTTAGAAAGTTTAAGAACGATGACAGAAACCGATCAGCCAACTGCTTTGAGTCTATTTTGGAGAATAGTATGAAGTGCACAGTTCCTGCGGATTAAAACTGCCATAAATGAATGATGAATGTCGACTCTTACATTTTTCCATGTGGGCTGCTGTTTCGGGAGCATGGAGAGCAAAGACGACAGGAGAAAGGGAGGAATCACTGAACCCAGAGGCTGATGCAGATGTGCGAACAGCTGGCTCAGGCTGCATGCAGCACGGCCTTTGCTGCTTGTTGCTGCTGCGGTTCGGACAGGATGGCGAGCTCTGCTGAGTCATGCGAGGCTCGTCTGCAGCTTGTGAGAAGGAACAAGCGCTGACAACCTCAGCTGTTAATTTAATTATTGATCGAGGGAGGCACGGCGACCCGCGCACTGTCACACGCTCTGCCCTGAGCCGCTACAAATAATAGATAGAGGAAACTCCCTGGAGCCCACTCTGATGagattttgtgtgtgcgtaaacgGTGATGAGAGCGAGCTGGCTCGAGCACAGCTGCTTATTGGCCTCAtgtgtttctcttttattcCTAATCCAGGGGAAAACGCGGGTTAACAAGAGCTGTATGGGTGGGATGAAGCGCACGCTGACATTTTTTAGTTCTGAGAGCCCATCCTGTGTTTCAGCTGATTATAATTCAGCGTGAGACCGTAAATATAAAAGGATGCTTTGCAGCATCAGAAAAATGTCACACTTTAGCTTTTATTGACACACAGttgcaggaaaaaagaaaaaaaaaacgtcctCTGAATGTGTTCACCATGACAGCTGTGCAGGTTTCACGCttaattgatttttatttcctgCTTTGACTTTGTTGATATTTTCGGTTTGTCCTGCAGTCCCCAGTTTGCCCACTGTGTCCCAGTCTGTCAGCGTTTCAGTGCCTCTCCTGTCTCTGTTATCATGCTGTCAGTTATTTGTCTTGAGGTTATTTTAGGTTGgttttctgctgtgttgtgtttttaattcctgTCTTTGTGCTTCTTCTGTTCCCTGATTGCCTTCAACTGGCCTTTATCCCTGTCTGAATTATATGCGTTTCCATCGGATTCTACTTTGTGCTACCgtgtgattttgtttatttggacTATTGATCAGCCAATAAAGGCTTTTGTTAGAAAGAGGTTTGCTGATGCTCATCACACTGGAAAAAGACTCCAGAACTAACTCTAACGGTCTGCACCACACAGCAGAGCTTATTATTTTcccgaaagaaaaaaaaagtctagctCTGCGACTCCCATTAATTgcagttttacttttatttaggGGGCTGATGGTTTCAGAGGATGGCTCTGCTAGGTGCTCAGTAAAGTTTTAGTGTTTAAGCGCAGCCCATTGTGCAGtcacactgcagcagcagcctgcAGTTCAGTCCCGTTTCTCAGGGGCACGTGACAGGAGGAGGGAAAGGAGCTGCGACCCTGACTGATCCTGCTGCCTCAGCATTAAAAACTTTGCCACCGTTTCTCTACAGCTTTGCAGTAAAATGTGATTTACAACTGTCATAACTAACATTTTACGGTAATAGCTGCAGAAAGATGTTAATGTTTTAGAATGGCAACCATCTCTCTTTAATGTGCGTGCATAATGGTGCATCATGGCTGGAAGTCACTGTGATCTCAAACAGCACAGCATAATAGCTCGGTAGTTCTTCTTGTCCTTCTGGCTGCTCGCTCTAGAGGTCACCACATCTATTCTTAGCATCTGTCACGCCAATCCTCTGCTTCCACAAATCTCCTCTGTGCTCTTCCTGCTTTCCTCCATATcgattttaaccatttttatttgaaaagctgtgataaataatattattttggCATTATTAGGCAGAAAAATCTGTCCACTTACTGTACATTAACTCCTGGACAGTTCGTTTTCCATAGAAAATCCAACCTGTGATCttttttctatgagtctgtggtggccagtgcgatcctctatgctgttgcatgctgggggagcaggctgagggtcgcagatgccaacagacttaataaactgatccgtaaggccagcaatgttgtggggatggagctggactccctcaaggtggtgtcggagaggcggatgctgtccaagataaagacaatgttggataacacctcccacccactccatgacatgttggtcagtcacaggagctcgttcagtgagagactgagattaccgaaaagcaccactgaacgacacaggaaatcattcctgcctgtggccatctccctgtacaacgcatccacttaacacactgtttactgctacaactacacatgtttcttttccaaatatttatttataagtgacttatgtatgtatgtatgtatatatatgtatatattgtactattcttagttagcgtattgtctgtcttgtcttaatgttggtttaaaatggagcactgtaacaaaaaataatttcccccagggatcaataaagtattctgattctgattctgattctgatttttggCTGTTACTACTCTACTAGCTGTTATAGTGGGAGAGAACGCTGAGGGAACATTTCCAGCATTAATAAGAGCCACCTGCGCCGCAAAGCATCCAACTGAAAGGTACGCAGTCATTTCAACTCTGCAAACTCTgggaatataataaaaataataaaaatgcaaaacacggaggtgcaaaaaaaatgcagttcctctaacggcCACTTGAGACGGGCTTTAAAGTGGTAACAATTATACATATAGTCTGGTTCAAATAGTTTTGGCCTCTCATAACATCTGTACAGTGGGTGAATTACTCTATAACTCCTCTATCTGGACACTGTTAAGGGTTAAAATTAGGGGTGTGGCCACTTTGATTAACAGGGAGCTGTAGTTGCTCTGTCCTGTTGGGCCTCACATTCACTAAATCACTcagtcactgaactggacttCGTCaccgtgtttgtgctgctgatgCCtaatggagcatttttaatgcaaatatatGACTAAGTATATGGTCGACTGTGAATCAGCCCAGGCAAGAAGTTTGGGCTGCACTTTAAGTGAGTGAACGTCAATAGTTTATTTTAGTCTGTTGCTTAGAAATAATCAGCAGGTATCTCTGTTTCTGCACATGGTtaggaaaaaataacatttttaggtttccAAACATGGAATCCTAAATCGGTGGATGACCTCACGGTGGTTTATATCCaacttttacatacagtctataAGTCTGACAGGTTAAAGCACAGGTTGATGTCGGCACGGCCTACTCCTACTGATCTCTACATGCTGTttatccaaaaagaaaaaaacgatgCACATTAAACAGGACGTGTCACTACATCCTGCTCCTGTTCTGTGACAACCTTTTTAATCatcagagaagcatccaccgaCAGTCTTCGGTTACCAAAGCACTCTACTTAGATAAACATGAGAAAGGTCAGTGAGGAGAGGGCCAAGCAGCTTTCACACTGAAGAGGCCAGATGTCCTCACACAAGTGTTATTTCCAGGTAATCTGGAGTATCTAACGGCTCTGATTTATAGTGAAAGTGGAGGCTGTGTTGTTTCAGATGCAGGCCAGCACTCCCCTGACGTCAGCTTGGCCTTTTCAGTAAAATGTCCCTGCGTTATTTCAGCACAGGACGACACCAAGCTGCCCGCCCCGTCGCCTGTTTTTGCTCAACTGCTGACAGAAAGACAACACACCCACACTGGAATAAATGCATAGTTTATCATATCATAACAATAAATTCTCAAGGCTACATTGTTAATAAAACAGTCTAGTAGATTTAGCCTAAATTCTGAAGAAGGAAGTGAGGTGAACAAAACGTGTCATCGAGAAGAAGAGGTACAAACGTGACACTGCATTGAGAATTAACGGTCATTCTGTGCAAGACAACAAAGATGGCTCTAAAAAGGTAAAACTGCTGCAACTACTGAGAGTGATCACCTTGCATTTCGTACGGCTACGAGCTACCGAAGATCACAATTTAGGCTACTTCTGCTACAGTACAGTATCGCTTTAAGTTCCTCTAGATACCTGAATAAAAACAGCATTCTGctgtgaaaaaagagaaaaaccagAAAGTCCTCTAtaggcatgaaaaaaaagaagtctccATTAGTGCAGAGCAGGGTCCTTGAGGAGTTGCAGGGGTTCCTGAAGGGGTTTGTAGGCTGGGGTTTAGGGCTCAAGCACTCTTGTGGGGGGTTTAAGAGTTCTTTGGTGGGGTTTTCTAATGAGGTTTCTCGGGGATCAGCTTCGGGGGTTGAGGGGTCTGCTGGGATGTTCTCCAGGATGTTTAAAGGATCAGGGCACACTCATGGTTTCTAAGCTTCCATAAGGTGGAGCATTGGTGTATAAAGTGAATTTTCAAAGGGGACCTCTTATGGTTTTCCTGGTTTTTTGGCATATATCTCCTGTTCCAGTGCTGGATGCTCATATTTAACACggacaaagtttcaaataagGAGGTCAGTGCATGTTCAGGcggttttttccccctcagctctttgtgatgtcatagagagcgagagagagctcTCAGGTACAGGTCCCATCCACCTGCTGTTTGCATTGGGCAGCCAATTAGAAGAGAATTGATGAGCTGAGGGGCTTCAACAAGGCCATGTGggaaaaataaagattattttgaactgctgatcatgcaaagctactctagcagGTTGCCAGAGTGTAAAATACAGAGCTGGAAGTGAGCAGGAGAGGTCCAATTTTCACAGGAACGTGAAAGAGTTAAAGCACGGATGGACTAATGAGCGACCAACTGGGCACAGACATTGGTTAGATTTACACTAAGAGGCTAGGACAAGTGTGAAAAAGACACCGAAATCTCAGACTGAATGGTCTGAATGTATGGTGGGTAATCTAAAGAAGTAGCATCTGTGATCTCACTTATAGAAGGAGCAGCAGAAAAAGAATCCCTGTTTCTGGTTAGCTGCACATCATAACGAGTGATCTAGAGACttaatttttctgttatttgttttgCTTAGAATATGATGGAAGAAATGAAAGCATGCAACATACTGTATGCTCTCAGAACCCAGAGGGTTTTTCCCGTCATCCACCTAAAACTCAAACACATTCAATGAAGAGTCACATAAGAGAGAAAAATCACCAGGTCCTGGAACATTAAAAGCTTCAGCAGACAGCGTTCGATAAAGAAATAATGTGACCTCTGCTGAGGATGCGGCATTCAGATGCAGGACCTTCTTCAATCTGTCATTTTGTAGTGTGATATCTGCTCTCAGTGGTCAGGACTCAGCCTGAGAAGTGATTACTGAAATTTAACTGCAGCACTCGTTTACCTGCGACACCTCACGGGGAGTCCCAGAGGAGTGCGGGACCTTTTACATGTCTGCACCCAGGAGTCCTGCTTCACCTAATCCATCCATGATTTAAAGGATGTAAGCATGACTCTCAGAATAACCAACATTTACAGGCACACAGCCACAAATCAGAGGGAAGCAGCCCTAAAAGATGCCAGGTGTGTGTTCCTAAGGCTTTCTCTCATTGGACAGACGAGttcagtgaaatgaaaaacaaaaaaccataaACCCCCTCAGGACTGGGTGTTGGGGTGAAGCTGGAAAGAAaaaccccctcctcctcctcctctccacctGCATCCTGCATGCGGAACACTGATGCATCCCGGCAGCACCTGCCCCCCCTCTGTCCTCCCTCAGGTCCTCAGTCAGCATCCCAAACTCTGGATGCAgtcatgtctgtctgtgtgccgTCAtctctcatccatccatccatccatccgccgCCGCAGCGTTGTGTCAGGTGTGTGCAGTCACTTATTTaatgcgtgcgtgcgtgctgTAAAAGTCATCAAGGCTTCGCCAGGCACACGTTCTGGTTCGGGTTCTGGTTCGGTGTCGCGGTGATGTTGTCCGCTTTGCCCGGCGTCCAGAAGAACACGTAGTAAATGACCAGGATGAACGCGGCCACGGACACGCAGAGGAAATAGGCGATCGCCATCGCCACTTTCACCCAGATCTTAGTTGACATGTTAGCGTGTTTGGCCCGAAGCTCTCCGGGGTAGCTCGGCCTCCGGTTCATGTCCCCGTTCAGCTTCTCCACGGTCATGTTGCCCTGTCTGCTGGCCGCCTTCATCTCGGTATCAGCGCTGAAGTCTTACTCAAAGATTGCTCCCCAACTGACTGTTGTGCGTTCATCGGAGTCTGCAGACGCTGCCGCCCCGCTGCGCTCCTCCGGGCCCGGATCAGGACGCAGACGCTTCAGGTTCTCTGGTGCGTCTCCGCGGGATGCTGGAGCTCCCTGAGCTCTCCGTGCGCACAGGGCAAACTGAACTCAGGAAGGTTTGCTCCGCTATCAGCTGGATGGGACCGCTAGTAAGCTGCTCTGAATTAAAGAAGTCATTTCCGGCGTgtcttttcaaagtaaaacgaGTGATAAACGTACATAGCTCGAGAATCAAGGTTATTATAgtgaactaaaaataaaactagatgtgaaaaaacatttttgctaaCTAAAATAATTAGAAGAAAGTTACATGCTGAATTTAAAACGACTGAAAGATATTTTTCTCCCaggcaaaaacagagaagaaaataatgaaCATTAAATATCCAAACaaagtcttgatgcatgctcaatcatccaggtaagtaaatccccaaaagcAGATTCTGTTCAGCTgaatctggacgtagcgtttccAGATCTACAAAATCAAATTTTGGGGAAGTAAAAATGTTGAGTTTGGAAAAGTGGGAATAATTTCTCTCGGATTTGAAGAGCAAAATGATAAATGTGACGGATTAAAGGAAGCggctctaaaatggaaacaaaGTCTGAAAAACTGTAAGTAAATAGATAAACAACCTGAAGCTAACACACCAGTTAACACGGGACTTACTTCTTCCTTCATTCATGGCACACTTGCGCACGGACTGCTCCAGTACAGCCAAACTACTGGCTGTACTGGAGTCCCTGCTGAGTTATTTGTAAGCTTTGGTACCCTAACCTAACTCTGGTGTCTTATCTCTGCGTCCTTCAGTGTTGACCCATCACAATCATTCGAAGTCGAGATGTTGAGATGCTCTTTTGTCGTCAGTTACTCTCAAggccaaaagaaaacagaaatcctCTTATTGTGAAGGAATTTTTGCCACGTTTCCGGCGGCCTTCCGAGTTTTTCCTGACAGTCTTTACGAAACTGTGGACGAGGAGGAGCTCAAAGTACGCAACACCTGACGATTGGGTCATAGTTTGGGAGAAACGTCCCGCAGCAGAAGGCGCAGAGCCATCTCCATCCACAAATCATCACCGCCTCAGATTTTCTCCTCCAGCCAAAACAAATCTGTA comes from Astatotilapia calliptera chromosome 14, fAstCal1.2, whole genome shotgun sequence and encodes:
- the LOC113036288 gene encoding putative transmembrane protein INAFM1, producing MKAASRQGNMTVEKLNGDMNRRPSYPGELRAKHANMSTKIWVKVAMAIAYFLCVSVAAFILVIYYVFFWTPGKADNITATPNQNPNQNVCLAKP